A window of the Cololabis saira isolate AMF1-May2022 chromosome 19, fColSai1.1, whole genome shotgun sequence genome harbors these coding sequences:
- the LOC133419689 gene encoding actin-binding LIM protein 1-like isoform X8 translates to MAALNFTAEKQKTAVMKHKVLHTQETCQPCPPAEKQEIQCFRCGGSCKGEVLRVQSTYFHLRCFTCKVCGCDLGQSGFFKRNGDYLCPLDFRRLHGTLCTNCGEFVEGETVTVLGKTYHPACFACTICRMPFRAGDCVTFRGKGCLCQRCVEPVSPPNQITHCNNCAGCGRDIKNGQALLALGGQWHLGCFKCKTCGKVLSGEYISKDGAPYCERDYQSQFGVKCDACQRFITGKVLEAGDKQFHPNCARCSRCGKMFTEGEEMYLLGSTVWHPSCKDISRTDDVYRVSRPKTPVLDYYFPSRELKPNRSSSESSCSRPGSCTPGSPGTICAKVDNQIIDYRDLAAIPRVKAILDIEYPDMMSYKSVNDNYSALEEKSIIKERQSPAESPSNIPVTTEESLETKTCVPKSTSHGSFGGHNRPYLHGYAPGLSRSPQHFHRPGSALSSPILSGNKNDTCTSPLCHQFPSQSQAGEGFDMYKRPPIYKQQDQSSSTSHTASLPRYGHTFMNLPQSADFCRNYSDRFSFKVCGSN, encoded by the exons TGCTACACACCCAGGAGACCTGTCAGCCCTGTCCACCTGCAGAAAAGCAGGAGATCCAGTGCTTCAGGTGCGGAGGGTCTTGCAAAGGAGAAGTGCTGCGAGTCCAGAGCACCTACTTTCACCTAAGGTGTTTCACGTGCAAGG TGTGTGGCTGTGACTTGGGCCAGAGTGGCTTCTTCAAGAGGAATGGGGACTACCTTTGCCCGCTGGACTTCCGGCGGCTTCACGGCACACTTTGTACCAACTGTGGGGAATTTGTAGAGGGGGAGACGGTCACCGTCTTGGGGAAGACCTACCACCCAGCCTGTTTTGCGTGCACAATTTGCAG AATGCCCTTCCGTGCTGGAGACTGCGTCACCTTCAGGGGAAAAGGCTGCCTCTGCCAGCGCTGCGTTGAACCCGTGTCTCCTCCTAATCAAATCACTCACTGCAATA ATTGCGCTGGTTGTGGTAGAGACATCAAGAACGGCCAAGCTCTGCTAGCTCTTGGTGGTCAGTGGCATCTTGGCTGCTTCAAGTGTAAAACCTGTGGGAAGGTCCTGAGTGGAGAATATATCAGCAA AGATGGTGCTCCGTACTGTGAGAGGGACTATCAGAGTCAATTTGGGGTTAAATGTGACGCATGTCAGAGGTTCATAACAGGAAAAGTGCTTGAG GCCGGGGACAAACAGTTTCACCCAAACTGTGCAAGGTGCAGCCGATGTGGTAAAATGTTCACAGAGGGAGAAGAGATGTACCTACTAG GATCAACAGTCTGGCATCCAAGCTGCAAAGACATCAGCAGAACTGATGACGTTTATAGG GTCAGCAGGCCAAAAACCCCCGTCCTCGATTACTATTTCCCCTCACGTGAACTGAAG CCCAACAGATCATCATCAGAAAGCTCGTGTTCCAGGCCGGGCTCGTGCACTCCGGGCAGCCCTGGAACTATCTGT GCAAAAGTAGATAATCAGATCATTGATTACCGAGATTTAGCAGCAATTCCCAGAGTCAAGGCTATATTGGACATAGAGTATCCTGATATGATGTCTTATAAGTCTGTGAACGACAACTACTCTGCTTTGGAAGAAAAAAGCATCATAAAGGAGAGACAAAGCCCTGCTGAG TCCCCGTCGAACATACCTGTAACAACAGAG GAAAGTCTTGAAACAAAAACATGCGTGCCAAAATCTACAAGTCATGGCTCATTTGGAGGTCATAACCGGCCCTACCTTCATGGTTATGCTCCTGGTCTGTCCAGATCGCCACAACACTTCCACCGACCAG GCTCAGCACTTTCTTCTCCTATACTATCTGGAAACAAAAATGACACCTGCACTTCTCCTTTATGTCACCAATTTCCCTCTCAGTCCCAAG CAGGTGAAGGCTTTGATATGTACAAGAGGCCTCCTATTTATAAACAGCAAG ATCAAAGTTCCTCCACATCCCACACAGCCTCTCTGCCAAGATACGGTCACACTTTCATGAATCTG CCTCAGTCTGCTGATTTCTGCCGTAACTACAGTGACAGATTCA GCTTCAAGGTATGTGGGAGTAACTGA